From the genome of Glycine soja cultivar W05 chromosome 14, ASM419377v2, whole genome shotgun sequence:
aagttaaaataaaatattataataatttataataaatgagGGTTAAAATATTCAGAAAAAAGTAACAtcaaataagaattttttttaatagttatagATACACGACAATATTTTCGTATCCTCATCCTCGGCAACGTAAAAAATGATTGGCTGTATCTATCATTGATGATTCTTAAGGTCgggacagaaaaataaaactcaaaatggggaattaatattagtaatatttaagGGATAATAATACTatcgaagaagaaaaaatagtgaaaagaaaagaacaaactaGGTTAATGTTTTAGTTTAAGCACTGCCTATGGATATGTGGCACATGGGCAACGAACCAATTTAGTCTAAAGCGGGACCCATGTGGGGCCAGCTTTTGCCACGTGAACCAATTAAGTTATCCACGTGGCATGGTGGGATCACTTGTAAGTTATCTCATGCTTTTCCCATCATGCCAAAGTTCCTCAGTCTCATGCTTTCCCTTTCATGAATCCATCTTTTGGTGCTTTTCTCCTTTATGAGTTTATGCTTTATCTTCTTAGTCTCCTCAGTCCTCATCCAATGTAGACCATGCtccttttaattcatttttcttctctctacgtacatgtataaaaaaatacaatatggAATTCAATCACTAATTGTAGGTGaaataaaatactataaaaCATATAGGAGTGAAATGTCGTCAATCGACTGAATAATGTACCAATTAAGCACCTAATTAATTAACCTCTTTTTACATGAAGAGAACTTGGTTGTGAAAAAAGAgtataataatgatttttttatttatcaatttgaGTATAACAAGCATAAAAATAACTCTATATAGTATCCTAATTAGTTTCCACTTTTAATTGTCTGTCATAAAAAGCttgagaaatattatttttaccacAATTCATAATATAGtttgtaaaacatttttttttggtatttattCATCTCATGCACATCATTAGTTTATCAcatatcataataatatagagaGAGACACATAacaactaatataattttttgacggacaacaactaatattttaaaaattattgtatggATTGTTGTACATATATCACATTTCAAAAGGGTTTAAGTTGAGCTTTAACCCGTGAGATAATTAGTTATAAAAGAATTTAGTTTTAGAAAAGCATCACGTTTACATTGTGCGCGACGAGTAGCATTTGGGCATCCAAAACACAAGCAATTTAGGAGACAGAAATCATATAATTAGTAacccatgcatgcatgcatgcatgcaatGCAAAACTATGAAACACACTTAAACCAATATAAGTGATCACAAAAGGTAGGTCGGTGTATTCTCCCACAACGAGAAAGCAATAACCATTTGAAGGCACGTATATAGCATAATTGGGTTGTTTGGCTTCTTtctatcatatttttatattctaaatgaaaaaaatattatattcatttccatattaatttatttttcgaaaaacTTATGCATGTATGCAAAGTATATTGCTGACGAAAGGAAACAACCATGCATATCTTTTTCAGCTTGAAATCTGAAATTCTGAAAGCTCAAAAATACCTGTTCATACCAAGGTGGCGAGGGTCTACATGGATCACAAGCTTCGAGTGCAAAATATCGCtaaagtaataattttataatttgatttgtaTGGTtgaagaaaatttgagaaaagcGTAAAGCTATAACCTAATTTGAACTGCTGGAAAAGGTTTTCGGTAAATaacaagttattattattattattattattagtagtaaTCCTTGTCTTCCAAATTTTGGAAGAATGcgcgctttttttttttcattttattcgtttttgtaatatatttttttttaaaaaaatgtaaattatattaaactcaAAATGATATAACAATAAACATACACCGCAgctagagaaaataaaaaatcttcctAATACAAGAAGATCTATATGTGCATTtatctatacataagaaacttaatcttgctaataacctttattacaaaaaatcgataattttaaaaaatcagttTGTTCTTAGACAGCCAGATGCAGTAAATTATAATTGCGATAGTCAGAAAacgaaattttcatttttgtaatatatttgACTAAATGGTATGTGACATAGTTGTTGAATCTTggtatatgactaattttcaacATTTTCCCATCTAACAATCACCCTAAaactttgtaaaaaatataccttttttcCTGATTCGATAGGATTACTCTATTTCTCAATATATATCATGTACTCTCCTCTTTGCGATCAACATaccaaatacttttattttgaagCTCATTCGAAAGTATTAATCTCATTGAAAGTCGAAGAATGGAATAGTGAGTTCAATACTTGATAATTTACAAAACTATccatttattaaatttgtttaaattaatatttaagattgaaatcaaataatcattttgaataaaaaaatgtacttGCAGTTTTATTCTTTAGTTTGGATTATGTGCaattttaatctcttaaattttgtgaaaaaaataagttattccATTCTAAAAGTTAAGCAAATTTAGTTTTACCATTCATTTTATTCTCCATAAAACCTtttaattctcatttttttgtctaaatttttcacaaattgaattatttatatTGTATTAAACCTTATTTTACTCAAAATTCATTAGCTAACATTGAAATTAatctaataataaagaaaaatgaaactcTTTTTAAACCTAATATCACATCTTTAAAAACATTTCTTTCAATATTAAGAACAGGCAGAccataattaatatttctttcaatCCCATAAATATGTCAGTTGGACACATTTGGAATTGTAAGTTACTAAGTAAGCTAGGAGAGAAGAGTTAAATATATAGATAGTTTATATAAGTCataagtttaaattaattacCTCAACACAGTTGTTATGCCAAAAGGAAAGTGGCATAAGAGAGCAAGGAATTTTGATTTCTAGCAAGTACCACtattgttttgggtgaaaatcTTCCAACCCTTTAACTTCAAGTGATATAGATTAAGGAAACAATGCATTACATAACAATTATGCTAAAATGGTTCATCTGTTAGCATATACCCAATATCGTTGAAAAGCAAACCCAGAGGTCATTGTTATTTCTTATTCCCCTTATTTTAATTCAAGCCATCATATGAGAGTTGGCTAAAAACTAAAACAGCAAATTCTAATACAGTGTtgtaaaagaaggaaaaaagaaaagaaaaaagcagcAACAAGCACCCTTCACTGCCAAACCAAGCATGCTTAATTTCATTCATTATTCAAGTCCTAACATCTTCCTGAAATGAAGGACAAACTGGTAGACCTTCTCAGGGTCTGGCAGAACTTTGGCAACAGATTCCCTTTGCAAACACCTCTTAATCCAAGCTGAGATTTTTGGTGAATGGTCTTCAACTTTGAAGCCCCCAAGCTTCTCATAAGCCAAAAACCAAGCCGAGTGACCAATGGCTATGATGTCCACATACCCAAAGGCATCACCACCAAAATAGTTCTTCTCCCCTAGGGCTTCCTCAAGATGCTTTAAAACTTCAATGAAGTCCCTAGTGCccacttctctctcttctccATTGCTTCCCCAGATACTCCTCCCGGTTTCAAATACCTTCCAAGTTTAAAAGTAACCATCCATAATCGTATATGCACACATAAATctacatataattaattttaacctcTAACTTACGAGAAATCATTACATAGTCGAGATCACCATAATACAACTAATATTCACATGataagtaattaaatattattaattctttcttgtaattaaaaaaattcgaCTACATGTTACATAATGATTAGACAAGAGCATGTTGATTCAAGACTATCTAACAATTTTTCCCAAGGTAGAGATTTGGATATTAGACATAGTTTTTGGGTTTATTTCAATCTCTTGTAAACCAAAACAACTTAGGATCACAGTTTTATCACACCATTCATTTTAGATGTTTTTCAAACATGCATTTTTAAACAGTAAAAACTTGTTGATAATCAGTTGAGTAAAAGATCAATTTCATAAGTATAAGCGATACAAATAACAAATGACATGTAATGCTATATTGAAAACACTTTACTATCCAAGTGTACTCTACATGTCAAAGGAACCAAATCAACAAATCACATCTTCTTAGTTGAACTAAACATATTaagcataaatttaaaatgttcagAAATTTCAACACAAAATATTGTAAGGGGGTAACAAAACTTCTTAGAGTgtcaaaatataagaaaaaaaattggcacACGATACTCTTAGACAATAAGAATGAGACAACAACTAACTTTTTTGTCAATGTAATCAGTCCAGAATCTGGCTTGGGCACGATCATAAGCAAGAGTTGGAAGCAGTGGGTTGGAAGACCAGACTTCATCAATGTAGCTAACAATGATAGAAGACTCGGCTAGAGGTTTGTCATTGTGCAAGAGCACAGGAACCCTTTGATGGATAGGATTTGACTTCAGGAGAAGCTCACTCTTGCCTCCAAACAAATCCTCTTCACTGGCTACATAGTTCACCCCCTTCTCTTCCAAAGCAACTTTCACTCTTGCACAAAATGGGCTAGCCCAGAAGTCCAAAACCTCAACCTTGTCACCCTTTGACATGTTATTATCCTCTAAAGTTGGatgtcttttctttcttttcgggTGATTAGAAGATTGTGAGGGAAGTTCAAATTTATAGTGAACAATTATAATTAGATGAAATCTTTGGAATTTACACGATGCCCACAATGTTCGTAGCTTAGTACTTCACAATGTTGCAACAATCTTGTACGTGTCAATTTCTGTGTTTTGGTTTTAACAACAGCCTTTAGTGTGAGGTGTCACTGAAGTTTCGCGAGGGGCGAAAAAGTACGTAGTATCAAATGGCCGGCTGAATGATAAGtagtcatattttttatttttttttatcattgttgaCGATGAATCCAAACGGTGATTTGTTCTCAACCTAcaacttttatttattctttagaTTTGTAAGTGGatacatattaaattttgtacaaGTGGCtggttaaatattaaaattcccATATAAATTTTGCagctttaaaaaataacaatggaTATGCCTGtgctatttatttgtttatttatttatttttgtggaTAGACCTGTGCTATTTCACCATTAAACTCCAGCCTATCTTGGCCACATCAAATTCaatcaataacaaaaaattgtgCTAAAAAAGGTGATATTTAGCATTCCTTTCGCATAATTAATTGATCAgctattcaaaaaataaagacatCTTTTGCTTAATCAGATAACAATTGCACAAACCAAAATTTTGTGCAAACACCTTTCAACCAACTCACTGACGGAAAGGAAAATTCAGAACTGAAATATAGCCAATTATGCAGGGAAACGGTACCCTTGAttggatttaaaaaataatcatctgTCAACATTTATTACACTTGGAAGTGGAAAATAGCAATCGAATCatgaaatgaatatatgatatgAAACCGTTATGTACATATATGTACAAAAGAATTGCACCTTCTGATTTTTCCAGTAAAATGTCCAACATAACTAAAATTATCCCTATTGCACAGCATTGGACTTTGAAACTTTTAAGCAAACACACATATGAAGAAAATATTCGGGATTCATCAAGTTGCTAACCACCCAAGAAAAAGGTATGTCTAAAATTGGTTCTATTCCTTGAACGCGTACAAATTTGATTTCAGCAATCTCAAGTGTGTTGCAAGATGACCCTGGATCAGATGAACTTTCTCCCTCTTCAATTTGGTTGATGTTTGCATCTCCTTCAGTTACAAAGGAATTTTCCGGAAAAAACTCGGGCAATATTCTTTTAACTGCATCATTTAAGCTAAAGTATTTACCTGCACGCAACAGATGTTTGCATCTCCTTCAGTTGTAGGAAAGTAAAGATGATGCTAACAATTAAATCATTTCTATTAATCATAAGCCGTTTAAGCAGAGTCAAAAGCGATATAAGCAGAGACAAAGGAATAGCAAAGGAAGCACGGACACTTTAAAATAGTAGCCATACCCATGCCATacacattaattatattgtattatatattGTTACATCCATATGGTATCCTACAATTGTTAAAATTTGTCACATGTCTGTTGTATTATATTCTTGTCCCATATCGTATCCATGCTTTCTAAACTAATGCATGTTTATCTCCAGAGTGCATtaagtataaatttatttaaatatcaacTCTCATGCCCAAAAGGAGACAGACAGAAATCATTCATCAATAATAGGTAAGTCatgtaataaaatgaaaataactacAATCATGACAGAAGATATAATGTTaacaaaaaacttaaatatgtttttagtccttttatATGTCACAATTTTTCAACTTACTCGCTTATTTATTAGTAAATATAGAAggacttaaataaatttatagtgAATTTAAAGCCCCAttcataatgtattttaaaatgagcagttcactttaaaaaaaatgcacgctcattttaattttatggtttCCATTATGTAGCCTCCGCCACTCGATAAAGGTGTCATACACTTTAGGAGGTTTATTTGCCCCTAATAATCCAGTGACCACAGGAGCTTTACCACTGCTGCTACTTGGGAAGTAAATGATTGTCAGattttaataaatcattaattgTTATGGTAGCTGTAAGATTACATATTATTCTCTTGTTTACGATTAGATATGATTTGATAGTAATTAGGGATTTAATCCTTATAACTCTTATTAGATTGATCCTATGTAATCAATACTTATCCTATTTGCTTATATAAATAAAGGCTTAGTGTGATCTCAAAGACACACAGCATTGCAGTAAAACACTGTTATAAtagcaaataaaaagaagtttgtGTGGATGTATGTTATGTTTGCAGCAGCTTGGTTAACAAACacaataattataaacaaatttcTTCCATTATATCATCTACGACACAAGATAGGTTATTAGGGAATTGCTTGGATTGATAATCAAGGAAACTGAAGCACTGCATATTTGCGTGTTATTATCTTCTCtttgctttctctttttcatgtTATCTTCTAAGAGGAtatattctttgtttaattCATGAGATTTTTTGCTCTCCTCAAATAATAATGCCATAACTTGTAAATATTCATTTGTAGATGAAAAATAATGTTGCAGAAAAGAgcataaaacagaaaaaaggaCAATTATAATTATGTGGTCAAGATACACAGCCGAATTCAATCGAAATAGAAAGCACAAAATAATGTGAACAGAGACGTGGTATAATCACAAGCCCAATTGATCACACAACCCTATGAAAGAAAGATTAATGACTTCTATAAATCACTAATACTAAATGACCCAAAACACCTGACAAGTGGTTTAAACTGCCAAAATACAGGGGGAAAGAGTTATTATGGGTGAATAATCTAATCCTAAGATTTCATTAACTAATAAGGttaaatgaattgaaattaCAGTTAATATGACTGAAAATGATATATAGGTTAATATATGCTCTAAGTTGCAAATACCATATATATCACATTTCAGGTATTCTTTAATGATATTATAAACAATGAACTAGTTACGAAAGTGAAGAAAAGACCATAAGGACAACATATCctctaaaagaagagaacagagaacaaggaaagaaaaggaaaaaattaatgCAAAATAGCCCTTCAAACTTCTAGTGTTGGATAAAAAACAGATAGCCCAAATGACAGCCACCAACTATTGCTAAATGCTAACAAAATCTTTTCTCACCGAAGATGAGAACTGTCAGGTAAGGTAATACACCAGATAAATATGTTGTAAATGACAGCCACCAAGGCTGCATGGCATGGCATCTCTTGGTGCTACCACCATGAAAACATCCATGCATGGAGAGTTTCCCAAGCCTCAGTATGCTTTATTCATCTTATTACTCTTCATAGTATATTTATTGTATACTTTCCTTATTTTCTATGCTTTATATGTGCTATCTAATACAGTGTGTCCtgtattcttttttgtttcagcTAATTACACTTCAATTCATTTTTCGGAtaaacatttttcaatttttatactcctacttaactcatttttttcaaacctGATTTCTTCGGTTTTTTATTCTACTCAATTCTCAAGGACACATCAAGTGGGCTAATCCTCAGCTGTGGTTCTCTGTTCTTTTCCATTTTAGTCCATTCATATTTAAGTTTGAGCCTTTGCTGCACTATTGTTAAATTGTCCTTAatgattaattgttttttccaataaaaattTGCTATTATGTGTATAGCTCCTGATATAAAATACTAGGTCCTTTTATTCAGTTTTTAtgggtttattatttttttctaggcTTAAATGCAATTTTGGTCCCTCTATTTTGCTCAATCCACAATTTTGGTCCctccattttaaaatagagacatttgGTTCCTGTTTTAAAAATCCGTTATTTTAGTCCTCTATTTCAAAATAGAGACATTTGGTCCtcctaattttacaaaattttcaattttagtcaaattctcaattttgtctacattttatttcttttattttgatccaATTGAATCCTAGACCCAACACATTCATTTAaggtatcataaaaaaataatttaattaattataatgtaagaaataaaagaaataaagtgtagataaaattgaagattggaccaaaattgttgattttttaaaatatgggggatcaaatttgtgaattttctaaaatagaaaGACCAAATGTCTCTTTTGAAATATGGGGACTAAATTCgcagatttttcaaaaacaaagtgaccaaatgtctttattttaaaatggaagGACTAAAATTGCAGATTGAGCAAAATAGGAGGACCAAAATTGCATTTAAGCCCTTTTTCTAGCATGATTATCTTTCTTTCCCCATTGCCCACCACTCCACCTTCACAAAATTATGGCTGCTTTTTGCCCTGACACCATTGACAACATGATGACTATTCACTTTACCATATGCAACTTCCCACACAGGGAAAAAAAGACAGTCATGGAaagcaataaatttaaaagttacaaaGAAGGTTTCTCTACAAGACATGACTTACCATCTTCCTTATAAATCTCAACAGGTCGATTGATATATGAGACTTTGTCCCAATTATCAATTTGTGGAGcatcttcaaaatcatcaaactcCTCATTGACAGTCCACAGATATAAACGAACAGGAATCCTACCTAACAAAAGATAGTAGAtgttaaacacacaaaataagCTTATCAAGAAGCATTGGTACACATGCTCATGTTAAGAAATAGATATTCATACAGTATTACAGTTTTAAGTACAATtagaaagtaaagataaaaataagcttaaatatgtttatcaTTACCTATATACTCCGTTTTCAGTTTACtacctcaaaaaaaaattgattttactaCCTGACATTTTTAAACTTTTGCTTTTGGTACCTTCTGTTAATCTAAGTCTGTTAAGTGATGACGTCCCATCATCACTTAACCAATGATGTGACACTTTGTTAGCttcacatcatcacttaacgGACCAAGACTAACAGCAGGTACCAAAAGCAAAAGTTTGGAAATGTTAGCTagtaaaatcaataaaatattttttcagatAATAAACTGAAAAAGAGATATATTACAagtatgaaaaacatatttaagccataaaaataagaaggaaaaatacAGTAACACAGATAGCCTCAGTAATAGCTCTTAGCCTTTACACATGATCACACCATACAGATATCCTTACGCACTCAGAATTGGTTTAATGCATTTGCAAATGTTTGAGAGATTCATAAGGAAGAAAGAGGCTCCTTGCCTGTGCTAGGAATTTTGAATTTACagataataagaaaaatcttaatCTTCATAGATAAAAGAaggaaatgttaaaaaaaagaaaggacgGGGAGGACATGAAATTGTCTATAAAAGAAGAGGGGGAAAAAAGCCAAATTGGCACAAAAACTAGTTCATATTGCTTACCAGTCTTCACTTGTCCCGTAACATCAGTATCCCCTGGACTTTGTGGAGATTTAATCAAGACTGAACTAACATTTTCCATATATTCATCTTCAAAAGTTCCAAGCTTAAGCTTCGATGCCACCCGTCGATAAGTTTCCAAATTACCTACAATGCAAATGAGTGTTGACACAAGTCCAAGATAAGTGAGCAACAAAACAAATTCTCCATAAATTACCAAGGCAGATGCAACCCTTGTTTTTTTCTGGATTTTAATGTTGAGATTGGTTATATATCGCGCAAGTTCAACTGGCTTTTGGAATTGTATGTTCAACTgtgtgttttaaatatttttgttgcccaaaataaaaaacagagaGACAAAATAATTTGGTTAACTCAAACTGTTTCTACTATGGGAAAGGTCCTGCATGTCTCTACCTAAGACCCTTAAAAAAGACTTACATTTTTAATCTTCATGACTGTTTGTGTCAATAAAGATAGGGTATAGATTTACTAAAAGACAGACAGGAACAGCACAAAAACACTTGCCCtatgtttgattttaaaatttctgaTGGGATagcacaaaagaaaaaatgaagtacTGGGCAGAATGTAAAGAGGTTAAACTATCCCCTTTTCCTCAATGTTGTAACATGTAACCCACTCCCTTAACTCCCACACTGAATCACTGATAACTGGACCATAACACAAATGCAACTGCACAAATGATATATCAACACTCAAAAAATTCAACAGCTTTTGCTTGCTCATTTTTTCCGGTGGGTATCGGAATAATATGATACTATTATATAAACATTCATTAtaatattaagaaatatattaaacaataatttattaaattataatgtgtGTGATATCATATAATGAGAAATACT
Proteins encoded in this window:
- the LOC114385373 gene encoding autophagy protein 5-like; translation: MSEAQKHVWEGAIPLQIHLHESEVTTLPPPPPALVLAPRLGYLPLLISLLKPQFSSTLPPGVDTIWFEYKGLPLKWYIPTGVLFDLLCVEPERPWNLTVHFRGYPSNILLPCEGEDSVKWSFINSLKEAAYVINGNSKNVMNMSQTDQVELWGSVLNGNLETYRRVASKLKLGTFEDEYMENVSSVLIKSPQSPGDTDVTGQVKTGRIPVRLYLWTVNEEFDDFEDAPQIDNWDKVSYINRPVEIYKEDGKYFSLNDAVKRILPEFFPENSFVTEGDANINQIEEGESSSDPGSSCNTLEIAEIKFVRVQGIEPILDIPFSWVVSNLMNPEYFLHMCVCLKVSKSNAVQ
- the LOC114384669 gene encoding glutathione S-transferase U19-like, which translates into the protein MSKGDKVEVLDFWASPFCARVKVALEEKGVNYVASEEDLFGGKSELLLKSNPIHQRVPVLLHNDKPLAESSIIVSYIDEVWSSNPLLPTLAYDRAQARFWTDYIDKKVFETGRSIWGSNGEEREVGTRDFIEVLKHLEEALGEKNYFGGDAFGYVDIIAIGHSAWFLAYEKLGGFKVEDHSPKISAWIKRCLQRESVAKVLPDPEKVYQFVLHFRKMLGLE